The genomic stretch CCGCGGAGCCGAATGGTCTACTCAGGTTAGCAGGCATGGGCTGACCTGCTTGGGTCAGGACATGGGCTCCAATGAGCCCGTTTGGGCTGGtaactttttaaaaacaatttttttaaatgggcttCCACCATTCGGGTTAAGGAACCCAACCTGAGACCAATCCACTTGATCCGAAAATCTTTCTCTGTCAACTCTCAAGTGTCGCCGTCGTCGCTGTCATACACGAAGCACTAGCGCCTCCAGCCACCAATGCAGCGTCACCACCAGAACTATGGCGGCTACGATAGACAGCCATCCAACGGTGGCGACCTGATCTGCCCACGCACAGCAATCCTTTAGCAGCTCTGCTGGGTGTGGTCTTAAAGCCACTGTTGCGGCTGCGCATGGGCTGCAGTGCACTGGCGGTATTGCCTTTATGCGTGGCGGTGCTTCCACTTTTCTGGCGGTGCAGCCTCTACCAGTACCGCGCTCACAAGGCAGATGCACGTTCTCAAAAAAACTCACGAATTATTGTTCTCAAAAGAATAAACACTCAGTAACAACAATGTTATACAGGAGGAATTGACTAACGAAGTTTCAAACTCGaaataaatttaagggaaaacttcactttgatcCCCTGAACTTTGAGTCAATTTTACAAATTctctctaaactttcaaatctctcactttgaacccttgaactttcaatttttatcaCTTTGAACCCCTctattagttttcaacgttaaacttaaatggtttgactttttatgcccctTACACTCCCAcgttaaaactacaccgttttgggcccCAAAACTATAACACCCATTCAGCccaaaatgacatcgttttggacattaaaattattaaaaaaataaaataaaaaataaaaaaaataaattggagcCACCGCCTTGGCCAAAATGAGGTGGCCAACACATCAGACCTAGGATCAAGCGCTGGAGCAAAAAGACATGCAGCCAGACTCTTTTTCAACATTAAattaggttttccaaatcctagttggactaggacttaaacctCTGactttactagggtttctagggattttaaggtttttctaaacctataaatagatctctaagcctctagaaaaatattaaattttggagAGAGGATaaggaggctacttcaagaagcgtttttcggtttcttctttcccttttccttttctttttagttttagtttaattatgtgtaactaaactccttgttaggactagattgaagccttaatcaTGTCATTTTAAGTTTAATACTAGTGCGTTtgtttcaatcatattgtggtttatttaaattgattatgtctatgtgattgaatttctcatattttatggtatgaaattgttaattaagtcaatttagatgaccgaataTTGGggttaataaagtgacaaaagaacctcattatggattcttggcttaatcaacatgggaactagaagtagatatcatgcccttaggttgacaagcattgaTTATACCACATGATTAGAAAATTGACctagtattttcttaattagttggattagtggtggatatcaaagccctaaccttttcattatctttatctttttcaacattgcaaatctgtgacaatttggcattttaatttggagaattagttttaaagaatgatctcgtacttgtatcatatactatcgttttgatctcaTGCACTTGTAAGTAAAACATAccaattatttgtctattaatttaggtaggtatttggcacaacacttCCCTACAAGACAATGATTCCCTTTTACAGAAATCCCTTCCACCTCCTCTTCCACAGCTTCGAGGCCCTCATGCTCTGCCTCCGTCAATGTGAATTTTTTCCATAAATCTGCTAGACCATCCTCCATAATTCCCACCATTGGGACGCTTCTCCTTTTTTCAACTACACAGAGATACATAACTATGCCTTTCTGCCCACAAACACCGACTAGAGTTTGTGTTGAAAGAATGCTCCTCCCCCTATAGGTTTTCGAGAGAGCCCTAGAGAGGATATGCATGAGTTGGctacatctttttcttttttcacttgagtacaataaaatgaaatatttatagttgaatgaaaTCAAGAAtacaataattatataattaatatgcaATTTATGAAAATTAGAAgagttaaataattaatatataacgtatgaaaattataaaataaataatacattaatttaattcaaaataactATTTCACGTTGTCTTCGAATGTCTTAACACCTatcagaaatttaaaaaataatcgtgaccattttttcattatatgtttataaaataaaatataaataataaaaaaaggagtagctttttttttttttttaatttatcacggtcctttttttttttttttgtaacaatctAGTCTCATTATTTGAATAGCGACACACATGACAGTCTCTCAGTCAGAAACACATCCTCTCCATTTGACTTAAAATGAAGAGGGTCCATTTGATGTATTTAGATGAGTATAgttgttcatttaatttttgaacaaatttttttNNNNNNNNNNNNNNNNNNNNNNNNNNNNNNNNNNNNNNNNNNNNNNNNNNNNNNNNNNNNNNNNNNNNNNNNNNNNNNNNNNNNNNNNNNNNNNNNNNNNGTGAATTTCCCCCATAAATCTGCTAGATCATCCTCCATAATTCCCACCATTGGGACCCTTCTCCTTTTTTCAACTACACAGAGATACGTAACTATGCCTTTCCGCCCACAAACACCGACCAGAGTTTGTGTTGAAAGAATGCTCTTCTTCCTATAGGTTATCGAGAGAGCCCTAGAGAGGATATGCATGAGTTGGctacatctttttctttcttcacttgagtacaataaaatgaaatatttatagttgaatgaaattaagaatacaataattatataattaatatgcaACTTCTGAGAATTAGAAgagttaaataattaatatataatgtatgaaaattataaaataaataatacattacattaatttaaatcaaaataactATTTCACGTTGTCTTCGGTTGTCTTAACACCtattagaaatttaaaaaataatcgtgaccattttttcattatatgtttataaacttttttaaaaaaaaagtgtagcttgttttttttttttaaagatttatctggtcttcttttttttttttttgtaacaatctGGTCTCGTTATTTGAATAGCGACACACTCGACAGTCTCTCAATCGGAAacagatcctctccatttcacttaaaatgaagAGGGTCCATTTGGTGTATTTAGAGGGGCATAATTGtccatttaatttttgaataaatttttttggacaacTATGCCCCCTAAATTTAGTAAATGGACCCTTCTCCCTCTCGGTCAACTTTATCTTCAGTGTTATTCGTTCACctttaagaaaaagagaaatggtgTCTGCTTCAGCCAATGGACCAAAAGTTTAGTGTGTGCTTCTGATTTGTGACACATTACCTTTACAGCCCACAATTTGTTTTCTAGAAGACATGCAAATTTGACATAAAATTAGTGAAATAAGTGTTTGATATAGTTGGTTTTGTCGGAGTAATAAACAGATTAATTACGGTCAATCCGCTTGACTCATAAGTGACTCGTTTAAGTTGCTTAACcagtttataaatttattttcttgaaaaaaaaaaaaaaaagaccttaaTTGGGTCAAACATGTCAAATAAGTTGTAGTTACGGTTAATCCGCTTGACTCATAAGTGACTCGATTAAGTTGCTTAACCggtttataaatttattttcttgaaaaaaaaaaaccttaattgGGTCAAACAAGTCAAATAAGTTGTAGTTGAGTCAACTCAATGtaacatgtttattaaataaGTTGTGTTTGGATCAAACCAACATAACctgtttattaaatgagttgTACGGGTTGGATTTGGTCAACACGATATGACTTATTTATCAAATGGATCAAGTAATATTACcttcttatttaaataaatcatGTCAAGATGAAAGAATTTGATCCGTTTAGTAAAACAAATTGTATTAGGATCGACCTTTAATGAGTTGACAGGTCAAATAAGTTAACACGAATCTAACCCACCAACCCGAATTGTAAGTCTTAATTAAATCACATTGGTTTATAAGAACAACATGGGTCAGGGGTCTAATCTTTTTCAGAAAAGCTAACAATTATTATAACATAACTCTTACCTTACTGAAACAGTCATACGGCTCAAAATAAAGCAAACATATTGAATGATTTTTGGTATATTATACAGGGCCGGCTCAATCTATTTGGAGGTCTTAggtaaaattttgaagttggaccttattttttttaatatttaaatattaattaaataatatttattttaataatattattattattttcattctcattgttgtttcataacttttaagtttaatttttaactagttgtccaaaaaaattgatgtggcatatttatttttttaggttaattggtcttattttacaataggcttattatattggggccatattttagaggccttaaatttttatgagaaaaaattttgggccttatttaaaaaaaaaaaaaaaaaaaaaaaataggccttaagttaaaataaaattaaaaatttttttaggccttattaaaaattttttagggccttattaaaataatttttgggtcTTACTAACTAAGGGCCTTAGGCAACCACCTCAATAACCTagacattgagccggccctaaTATTATACTATATTTAGGGCATGTTCTAAGTTTTTGTTGCACAAAAAAACCagtttttttaacacaaaactGAACCCTAAAATCTCATTAGTGTGATTGGGTCCCACAAAACCCTTAGTTGgcttaaaatattgattttccTGCTAATTCTTGAATATATTGGCAGTAAATCCCCAGTCAATCCCTCTTCACCTAACACCCACCTAACAATGCGACTTACATTTTTGACGCCGTCTCTGTGGACCGTCCGATCAAACCCATTTCTCATCTTCCTCAAGgatcattttttagttttagggttATACCTTCAAAATATCTGAAACTAATAAAGACGCTCTTGTTCAACGGCTCAGATCAAGTGCATGATGGATAGCGAAAAGGCACTTTCcagaattttgagaaaataggTAATCtcatgaaatcaaatatttcacAAGAATTTTACATACATAATACACCTGTCCactttcttatttcttatttcttatatttagaGTAATGCAAAAGTCTTCCTAGAgtttttttataatcatttaAAATGTGACGTGacgtttaaaattattattaaatttaagatataatttattaatttttaatctattaatgAAAATCACGAGATGAATCCAAGAAAactttaaaagaattatatcatttctccacttttagtttttcattttctttaaaagaaattctAAGAAAACTATGTGGTACAGTGGTAGTGCAATTAACTGATATAAAAGTTTTCTTGCAGCAAAACCAATAGTCAAAGCTTCCAACCGTTCAACAACAATGGCGTCCGCTTCTCTAGCTTTTCCGTCCTTGCAACCAAAATTTCAATCACCCAGAAGATCATCACCAAGGCCTTCCACGCGTCGGATCATACCCTGTACGATCTCTGCGTCGGTGTCTGAAACGCCGCCTGTGTCGGTCCAACCGGTTGTGCCGCCTGAACCCACCAAGCTCCCGATCCGGAAAGTCCCTGGAGGCTATGGCTTACCTTTTATCGGTCCAATCATCGACCGGCTTGACTACTTTTACAAGCAGGGTCGTGAAGAGTTCTTCAAATCACGCATCCAAAAGTACCAGTCAACGGTATTCAGAGTCAACATGCCACCTGGCCCTTTCATAGCGTCTGACTCGCGGGTGGTCGCTATACTCGACGGCAAGAGCTTTCCGGTGCTCTTCGACGTCACGAAGGTCGAAAAGAAAGACGTTTTCACGGGGACTTACATGCCATCCACGGAGCTCACCGGAGGTTACCGAGTCTTGTCGTATCTCGACCCGTCGGAGCCGAGCCACGGCAAGCTCAAGCGGCTCCTGTTCTTCCTCCTCAAGTCCCGTAGAGACCACGTCATACCGGAGTTCCATTCCAGCTACGCCGAGCTCTTCGGGGGCCTCGAGAACGAGCTCGCAACCAAAGGAAAAGCCGCTTTCGGAGACGCCAGCGATCAAGCCGCTTTCAACTTCCTGGCTCGCGCACTGTACGGCGCGAACCCGGCTGAGACCAAGCTGGGGCTGAACGGGCCAAAGCTGGTCCAAAAATGGGTCCTCTTCCAGCTGGCACCTCTGCTCGCCCTCGGCCTCCCTGTGGCTCTCGAGGAGCTCCTCATCCACACCGTCCGTCTCCCTTCATTTCTGATCAAAGCCGATTACAAGATTCTCTACGACTTCTTCTACGAGTCATCTGGGTTCGTCCTCGACGAGGCGGAGAGATTAGGCGTCTCCAGAGACGAAGCTTGCCACAACCTCCTCTTCGCCACTTGCTTCAACTCCTTCGGAGGCATGAAGTTCTTCTTCCCCAGCATGATCAAGCTCATCGGCCGCGCAGGGGTCAAGCTCCACACCCAGCTGGGGCAGGAGATCCGATCGGTCATCAGATCCAACGGCGGAAAAGTCACGATGGCCGCCATGGAACAGATGCCTCTGATGAAGTCCGTCGTGTACGAGTCGCTCCGGATAGAACCGCCGGTGGCACTCCAATACGGGAGAGCCAAGCGCGACCTCATCATCGAGAGCCACGACGCAGCTTTCAAAGTAAAGGAAGGCGAAATGATATTTGGGTATCAACCATTCGCCACCAAGGACCCCAAGATATTCGACAGAGCCGAAGAGTTCGTGCCGGACCGGTTCGTCGGAGACGGCGAGAGATTGCTCAGCCACGTGTTGTGGTCCAATGGGCCAGAGACCGAGGCATCAACGGTCGAGAATAAACAGTGTGCCGGGAAGGATTTCGTGGTTTTGGTGTCGAGGCTTCTTGTCGTGGAGCTGTTCCTCCGATATGATTCCTTCGAGATCGAGATCGGTACGTCGGCGTTGGGGGCCTCCATTACCCTAACGTCTCTCCAAAGAGCCACGTTTTGATTGTTGTGATTACTTTCctgaaacttttttaatttttgacaataattttgtttttttacaagAAATAATAGTCTTATTgcgtagaatatatatatatatatatatatatatatatatattattgtttgtGCACGTAATggtattttccaatttttttttttttctaatctatTAAATTGTTGTATAatatcacatgcatttttataGGGTATACACAAATGCACACCAACCAAAGGGGATTGGCCCGATTGGGGTCATTTCCCCTTTAACCCCCTTTCACCAAAAagtaaaattgttaaaaaaaataaataaataaaattaaaaaataatccttatatatatatatatatatataaagaaatcaATATAATCTAGCCTtctaaagttaaatttttaatttcatcctttcatttaataaattgagtGAAGAAAAATGAGTTATtctacaacaaaatttttttatgaactcATGTAACAGTTTGTAATTCACGAAATAATTAATGAATTGTCGCAtagtttgtaaaatattttgtaataaaattttcaagcattcttggaaaaaaaaattccaaccaaAATTTCTATGTATACCAGCAGATTATTAGATACTTTGTTCCCACTAAAAGAAAGTATATGCtgtgaattgaaatttttataaccAAATTTTCCATATTATAATGAGCAAATTATTAGAtatattgtttgtttgtatttttttaacatgtccacacaaaagaagaaaagtgagaaaagagATTTGAGCTAGTTACATTTGCTTCATGAAGAGCGATCCCAACCACTCGAGGTACTCATTAGGAACAACTACATAGTTACCTgaaaaatgaagaatatgtTGTGAATTGATTTCTCAAGAATGTTGAAAGCTTTTAGCCCCACATCCAACCacgcgtgtatatatataaataaataaatgaaaaaagttaacttaaaaataaataaataaataattagagaaagttgacatatttttctcaaattatcacataattgacaatgttccctaaaactttcaattgagatAATCtctccctcaaactattaaaaattgtcaatgtttcttcattgaataaaatatccttaataaaataaaaattcaaattaaaactacttttttattCGGAAAATTTAACTTACTCCCACAAattaccactacaaaaaaaatagcattttctgacgtgatTACAGTACAAGTTTTGTTACCATGTCATTAATTTTCTAACATGGGAATTATACCACTCAATTAACAATGTTCCCCAATGctagaaaaaagacaaaatgaacctttttttttttttcaataaaacaaaaatactctaataaatttgaaagaaaaaaaaattttaaaaattaaaatttccacacattgattttttattttaaaaaaaatagaagttaagctttttattttttgaatttttttatttttattttattaagggtatttttgttataggGATATTCAGGGGCGGAACTATGTGTATGAGTGGGGGACATTCTCGAAATTTTCTATAAagtacatatattttatatatctatccccaaaatttagaaatttgtccctccaaattttttaaaaaatgtctccccaaactctctctctctctcaccaaacTCTATCTATCTAAGACTAGAAAAGTCTTACCACTGGCCGTAATTTGTTGTGTTCGCTCTTGTCACCTGTGCCTTACTGCTTACAGTTCATCTGAACGAAGTCTTGCTGTTCAGTATTCACCTCGGTTCTCAACAAATAATTGTGTAGGCTGTTCGTCACTTTATCTTATCTCAAGGTTCCTTTAATCATTTGTCTTTGTGGCTTAAAtgcattgttaatttgttactttgttagatatatatatatatattttattcattaaaaaatactttCAGTATTGCAAATTGCAAGTTTCAATGTTGCAGAGAGAGTGGGCGTGGAGTGTGAACTTAGTGGCCAAGTGTCCCAAGTGTAAAGTGAGTGTGTGTTAGTGGCTTAgtgaattagaaaaatattaaattaaataatgactTAGACGCTTGGGCCTAGACTATTTAGTTAATAGTTATTAGTTGGCGTGGGTAGTATGGCTTAGTTGTTAAAGATTAAAGCTAACATTTTGATTCAactaatttttaagattttataaGATTAAAATTtgggttatttttattattgtaggCCGCAGCATTGTTTTGGCTTGTCTCATAATCtcaatattattgttgttgggagctttaggagaaacaattcatacatttttttcttgaacCATATAGATTGTGATTAGTttatattgctaataatttatgctattgtgtgttttgataccataagaataagattttgaataagtatttactgtattttgatgtagaaaaattatacaagtttTGGTTTTTAGCTTTCATTGTTGTTAATTGACTTAAATATTTGATGGGTTTGAATTCATTAATTCTAACAAAAATCACTTGtgatttactattaaattataTCTCACCATATGTATCTACTTATTTATATAAGTAGgtactactatggtcacgcccaagtaggatagccacaattgatCTCTCTGGCttacttttttaattagaaaaaaaaaaaaaaaatcgtccccCACACTCAATATCCTGATTCCGCTCCTAaggatattgacaattttttgtagtttgagagagaaattgtctcaattaaaagtttaaagtgaatattgtcaattgtatggtagtttaaattttgaagggtatgttaaattttcttttttaaaaaataaaaaaataaaataaaagcaaggtgaggaaatttttaaaagatatctttgttttttttttttttttcaaatttattcgagcatttttactttattaaaaaaattaggatatatatattgctaaTCGTAAAcaacattatcaatttttttagaaatttaaaagaCATATAGTTATAATtgaaagtttcaaaaaaaaaaataataataataatttgagatAGCAAGTGggtttttttcattaataaacGTGACAGACAAtgaaatcaatcaatcaatcatgCCTCGGAGGAAAGTTTGATGGTGGATTGAATAATTATGAGATGGCCGGCTTTGAGGTAAAAAGTTTGAGCACGTGCTGAATTAAATGGACTGTGATTGGACAAAAGTGGAGCACTtcaaagtgtgttttttttttgaaagaatgtttttttttttttttttaagtcttcaAAGTGTGGTTACTGTCATTCCTGAATCCAGATCTATAAGAGTGAGTGGGATGATGTGCGACAATGACGTGGCACATTGGACCCTACTCCCTAGTAAGAAATTGATTGGCTGGCCGGCGTTACTTTCTCTTGTCgattatttctttatatatagtGGGGAGGACCACCTCTTTGCTCCCTTTTATTCGACTTTTCCACGAATGAACACGGATGACGATAGTGATTGTTTGCAAATTTGCTAATGTTATTGGAGGATTCAATAAAAATGTTACTATTATTTatagtatttttgttatgtgaaaTGTTAggagtaaatatttttttttatatttgaccaatctcatcttacaaattaaatattagCTTTGTGAATTTATGTAAACCCTACATAAGTTAATGATagattttacaaatctaatgattaatctattaaatttNNNNNNNNNNNNNNNNNNNNNNNNNNNNNNNNNNNNNNNNNNNNNNNNNNNNNNNNNNNNNNNNNNNNNNNNNNNNNNNNNNNNNNNNNNNNNNNNNNNNtttttttttttaagtcctagtcccaaaacggcgccatttagtcttttagagaggtttccaaattcccacaagtgacacaggtttccgaatttgtgtaatggtgttgcccatgacttattttccttttgctaagtgactttaattagttaatactttgtttattattcattaatgaattttattttaatttgggtttgggtaggttcgatgttttgtttttaagtgatggcatttgatgagatttctttgcctgtggtaaaagcatttttcattaactagttttgctaatctaattagcattcattatgttaattagtccatttgctttggaaaaatgtattttataatattttttttttaaaaaaaaaaaagttgaagtggatcaatataaaaaagcttcaatttttagcccaaaaaacaaatatttgggtcccaacaaaaagtatttggtccctaaaacaactcatttttaataaattattttagcccaacaaaaagtatttgggctctcaaaagtcaaaaaaactcatttttggttttttgcccaacaaaataaatcaatataaagttatcggttaaatcggttaaccggtttaaccggaccgtttaaccgtgtaccgttttaaccgaaattatcggttaaaattcttattggttcggtatcggttaataaaccgtttaaccgaaaattatcggttaataaccgaaaaggtccttaaccggaccgttttgaccgatacccaggcttAAGTAAATCCCCAGTCAATCCCTCTTCACCTAACACCC from Corylus avellana chromosome ca1, CavTom2PMs-1.0 encodes the following:
- the LOC132188175 gene encoding allene oxide synthase 1, chloroplastic-like — its product is MASASLAFPSLQPKFQSPRRSSPRPSTRRIIPCTISASVSETPPVSVQPVVPPEPTKLPIRKVPGGYGLPFIGPIIDRLDYFYKQGREEFFKSRIQKYQSTVFRVNMPPGPFIASDSRVVAILDGKSFPVLFDVTKVEKKDVFTGTYMPSTELTGGYRVLSYLDPSEPSHGKLKRLLFFLLKSRRDHVIPEFHSSYAELFGGLENELATKGKAAFGDASDQAAFNFLARALYGANPAETKLGLNGPKLVQKWVLFQLAPLLALGLPVALEELLIHTVRLPSFLIKADYKILYDFFYESSGFVLDEAERLGVSRDEACHNLLFATCFNSFGGMKFFFPSMIKLIGRAGVKLHTQLGQEIRSVIRSNGGKVTMAAMEQMPLMKSVVYESLRIEPPVALQYGRAKRDLIIESHDAAFKVKEGEMIFGYQPFATKDPKIFDRAEEFVPDRFVGDGERLLSHVLWSNGPETEASTVENKQCAGKDFVVLVSRLLVVELFLRYDSFEIEIGTSALGASITLTSLQRATF